A window of the Planococcus citri chromosome 4, ihPlaCitr1.1, whole genome shotgun sequence genome harbors these coding sequences:
- the LOC135845031 gene encoding putative fatty acyl-CoA reductase CG5065 — MSTESDISKFYAGQKILITGVSGFIGKVLLWKLLHSCPNVDTIYILIRAKKGQNINSRAEKIFKYPIYNNFRNENPKIFEKVSVIAGDISAEDLDLSEKDRQKLIDGVTVVFHIAAALNMDADLKSAVNTNCTGTLRLLKLCTEMKHLKAFLHTSTTYCYCDKDKTREAVFPPMEDPYDIMHLVTWVYSDLAGTITPSLIKPHPNTYTYTKRLAEKVVSDFFPQLPIAIVRPSIVIPSIKEPLPGWVDSLNGPVGLLIAGGKGVMRSMLCDGDTKADVVAVDVVANSLIAVGWKIANEPKPSSLPVYNASSSEMKPLYWKDVVDMGKEAIEKYPFEKVLWYPTGGITSNETIHVIISFIFQWIPAYFIDFIMTLIGQPRFLVNVQKKIYQGQKVLQYFTTREWHFDTENMVNLKESMNSTDQEIFPVTMKDFKDRTAYMDNAIKVARHYILKEDPASIPQCQKKMRILYILDCFTRYVAVLLLFWIVVQIIAKLAVYYEFEA; from the exons ATGTCAACGGAAAGTGATATAAGTAAATTCTACGCGGGCCAAAAAATACTCATAACCGGAGTCAGCGGTTTCATCGGCAAAGTATTATTATGGAAATTACTGCACAGTTGCCCAAACGTCGACACAATTTACATTCTTATCAGagcaaaaaaaggccaaaacaTCAACTCgagagctgaaaaaatattcaaatatcca atttataataatttcagaaatgagaatccgaaaatatttgaaaaagtatcagtGATCGCGGGCGATATTAGCGCCGAAGATTTAGATTTATCTGAAAAAGACAGGCAGAAATTGATCGACGGAGTCACCGTCGTGTTCCATATTGCAGCTGCGCTGAATATGGATGCAGATTTGAAAAGCGCTGTTAATACAAATTGCACCGGTACACTGAGGTTACTCAAGTTGTGCACGGAGATGAAACATTTAAAG GCATTTTTACACACTTCGACAACTTACTGCTACTGTGATAAAGATAAAACACGCGAAGCTGTTTTCCCACCGATGGAAGATCCTTACGATATAATGCATTTAGTCACGTGGGTATATTCTGACCTGGCCGGTACAATCACACCGAG TTTAATCAAACCACATCCCAACACGTACACTTATACTAAACGACTCGCTGAAAAAGTTGTTTcggattttttcccccaattgCCCATAGCGATTGTACGACCTTCGATAG TAATTCCTAGCATAAAAGAACCTCTACCAGGATGGGTGGACAGTCTAAATGGTCCGGTAGGTTTGCTAATCGCCGGAGGTAAAGGAGTAATGCGGTCTATGCTGTGTGATGGTGACACAAAAGCTGATGTCGTTGCCGTTGATGTAGTAGCCAATAGTTTAATAGCAGTTGGATGGAAAATAGCTAACGAACCGAA ACCGAGTAGTTTACCAGTCTACAATGCATCCTCATCCGAGATGAAACCACTATATTGGAAAGACGTAGTCGACATGGGTAAAGAAGCGATCGAAAAGTACCCGTTTGAAAAAGTATTATGGTACCCGACAGGAGGAATAACCTCAAACGAAACCATACACGTCattatttcgttcattttccAATGGATTCCAGCCTACTTCATCGATTTCATTATGACGTTAATTGGCCAACCACGTTT CTTGGTTAACGTCCAGAAAAAGATTTACCAAGGTCAAAAAGTACTTCAATATTTTACAACCAGAGAATGGCATTTTGATACTGAAAACATGGTGAATTTGAAAGAATCTATGAATTCCACCGATCAGGAGATCTTCCCAGTGACGATGAAAGATTTCAAGGATCGTACAGCTTATATGGATAACGCCATCAAGGTAGCTAGACACTATATTCTCAAAGAAGATCCAGCTTCGATACCTCAGTGCCAGAAGAAAATGAGAAT ATTATACATCTTGGATTGCTTCACTCGCTACGTCGCTGTACTGCTGCTATTCTGGATAGTTGTGCAAATAATCGCCAAATTGGCCGTTTACTACGAATTTGAagcgtaa